The Candidatus Neomarinimicrobiota bacterium sequence AGATGGACTGATTCCTCAAAACGATTCGCCGGGTTCTATTCAAGGCATAAATAGCAAAATCATATTCAAAGCGATTCATATAAACCGATCCTTCAAGAAACCAGAGATAAGGATCATCCAGTCTTTCATCTGTCTTTTTTAAAACCTGCAGGGCTTCATCCGGCCGGTTTTCATCCAGCAGGATGTGAACAAGTTGTATCACCGGACCCGCTTCATAGGATAAAACGGCTCTGATGCTGTTCACATACCGAATTGCCAATCCGGTTTCCTTCCTGTTTAAATGGTAATCAATCAGTGACTGATTAGCCTTCCCCCAACTGATATTACCATTCAAATATTCCCAGGCATAGTGTTCTGTCGTGTTTGAAGGTTTGAATGTAAATGACTGATTATCAGAAACAAAGGGCCATCTGGACATGAGTTTTTTTATTGTCAGTTCGCCAACTGTTAATTCAAAGGGGGTCAGTGGATAGTGGGCTTCGAAATCAGATTTAATTACGTTGTAAGGAATTTTTGTCTGATAAAATCCTGAACTTTCCAGGCTTTTATAAAAAGTTTCAGCCATCAGCATATATCCATTCTCCTTCGGATGGACATGTTCATGAAAGAGGTTTTCCCCCGGGGCATGGGGAGCGGAATCCTCATGAAAGGCTTCATCAACAGGGACGCATATCCAGTCATTTTCCCGGGCAAACTGGCGAATTGCAACATTCCAGTCTGATCCGGCCCTGAACCGGAGAACATCCAGGTCTCTGGCTAAAACATAATAATAGGAGGCGCTGTCCGTCCTGCCCTGCCACTCATGGTATTTTCCTTTGCAATAGGCCAACAGAGCTGATTGAGGTTCCCAGAGTTCCATATCTTTAAGCCACATTTCCACGCCAGTTGTGTCATGGCGATCCCTAAAAAAAGTAAATTCTTTATAGAGGGAAACCTGGTCTAATGCTTCATCCTGAAAATCTGATGCAAAAGGAACCTGAGACCGTTCATTACTTGTAAGTGTTCCAATATAAACGGGAATACCCATTTTTTCCGCTGTTTTGCAAATCCGATGCAGATTTTTGATATAATTCAAACGGGTTTTTAAATAGAGTGGTGAGCCATAAGGAATCTGGCGTTCACGCACAACCCTGGCCATGAGCGAACCCTCTGTCGTTTCATCCGGCAGAGCGCGGTTCACCCCTTTCAACAGGGCTTGAAAAAGATATGTCTGCCGGAGTTTCATAATCAGATGGGTCAGAATGTAAGAAGTAAAACCACGTTCGGACGATGCACTGCCAAAAGCTCCATAAAATTCATTGTGACCCATATACAGGATGAGAGCATCCGGTTCAAGAACCGAACTGTGTTGCAAAATATCGGAAACGGAATAGCTGTTGATGGCAGAGGTCGCCAGATTGATTACATTCCAAACATGATCAGGATCCCCCCTGTTCAACAGCCCTTCCAGCATATCCGGAAACGTAATGTTGTAAGAATAGGGAAAACCAAAGGCAGTGCTGCCCCCTAAAACAAGTATCCTTTTTTCGGCAGTTTCTTTATATCGGGGAATAAGTTCATCTCTGAATTCCGGTGCAGTCTTACGATTTCTGAAATATTTTTCCGGAAATTTCCGGTTAATCCTGTAGTATGGTTTATGATAAATCTCCACTTCTTCAACGAGTGCATACTCTTCTCCCAGATGAAAAATGTGAAGAACCCATTCCGTCAAGGCAAAGAGGGAAATACCTGTCAGAATCAGCAGGATTGAAAAGAACATTTTTTTCCATTTTTTCAGCGACATTCCATCCTCAAAACAGTGCATAAATAAAGGGAGCCAGAGCACTTCCCTGCGAAAAAATTATAATCACCCCCAACAGTAGCAGAATAATGACGATGGGGAAAATGAGGTATCGTTTATTGTCTTTTGCATATTGAAAAAATTCTTTGATAATCATCCATTTACTCATGGGCTCATCCTTAATACTGCTTTGTCATATCATTGTTTTGTTCATGAACAGGACGCCAATATGTTTGATTTCCTTTTTTAAACCTGTCATCCAGCGGACTTCTTCCGAGTATCCGGCGAAAGAATCCCAAAGGAAAGATAAGAAGAAAAAAAATAAGACTTAAGAGCAGGAATGTTAAAACCGTTCCCAGAATACCCGTGATGACCGTAACAACCCAGAAGAGACTCCGGATAACAACTGCAGGTAAAAGGAAAAGAAGGGCCAGGGAGCCTGTCGTTATCAGCAACACCGGATTGGGATCATTTCCTTTAAAGAGTGAAATGACCTGATAAACAATCAGAAAACCCAGAAGTATCAGAACAAACTGCCGGGAGGTTTTTGTTCGGATGGTGTGAAAGGGAATAATCATCTAATCTTTTCCAAAAAAGGTTTTCCAGTCCTTATGATTCAGATGGAATTGTTCTTCTTTTAAAATTATACAATCTTCCATTACAAGGATATCCATTTCTGTATTCATAAAACAGCTAAAGGCATCTTTGGGGCTGTTGACAATGGGTTCACCTCTCACATTGAAGGACGTATTAACCAGAAGAGGGCAACCGGTAAGGCGATAGAAAGAAGAAATCAGACTGTAAAAGAGAGAATTTGTTTTCCGGTTCACGGTTTGAAGGCGGGCAGAATAATCCACATGCGTTACAGCCGGAATATTGGAACGTTTCATGTGTAATTTTTCCAGTCCTTCCTTCTCTTCATGGATTTTCAACCGTTGATTCTCGAGAACGTCGGCAGTAAGCAACATATAAGGACTTTTCGTATTGAGGTCAAAATAATTCTTAGAGAACTCTTCCAAAACTGACGGAGCAAAGGGTCTGAAAGATTCACGGAACTTTATTTTCAGATTCAGTTGTTTTTGCATTTTTGGAGATCTTGGATCGGCCAGGATACTCCGGTTTCCCAGGGCACGCGGACCAAATTCCATTCGCCCCTGAAACCAGCCTACAACTTTTTGTTGATTCAGATATTCTGCTGTTATGTCCACGAGTGATTCTTTATCATACGTCTTGTAACGGATATTGTGGGATTTCAGAAAGATTTCAATCTCTTCGTGATTGTAAACAGGACCCAGCAGGCTGCCCTGTTGTAAATCCGGATCAGCAACAGACCGGGGATTATTGTAATACTCATAATATGTTGACAAAGCAGCACCCAAAGCCCCGCCGGCATCACCGGCAGCCGGTTGAATCCAGATATCCGAAAAGAGTCCGGATTTAAGTATCCGGCTGTTTGCTACACAATTAAGGGCCACACCGCCGGCCATACAAAGAGTGTCCAGTCCTGTCAGTGTTTTAGCATACCGGGCAATCTTTATCATCACTTCATT is a genomic window containing:
- a CDS encoding SGNH/GDSL hydrolase family protein, with the protein product MSLKKWKKMFFSILLILTGISLFALTEWVLHIFHLGEEYALVEEVEIYHKPYYRINRKFPEKYFRNRKTAPEFRDELIPRYKETAEKRILVLGGSTAFGFPYSYNITFPDMLEGLLNRGDPDHVWNVINLATSAINSYSVSDILQHSSVLEPDALILYMGHNEFYGAFGSASSERGFTSYILTHLIMKLRQTYLFQALLKGVNRALPDETTEGSLMARVVRERQIPYGSPLYLKTRLNYIKNLHRICKTAEKMGIPVYIGTLTSNERSQVPFASDFQDEALDQVSLYKEFTFFRDRHDTTGVEMWLKDMELWEPQSALLAYCKGKYHEWQGRTDSASYYYVLARDLDVLRFRAGSDWNVAIRQFARENDWICVPVDEAFHEDSAPHAPGENLFHEHVHPKENGYMLMAETFYKSLESSGFYQTKIPYNVIKSDFEAHYPLTPFELTVGELTIKKLMSRWPFVSDNQSFTFKPSNTTEHYAWEYLNGNISWGKANQSLIDYHLNRKETGLAIRYVNSIRAVLSYEAGPVIQLVHILLDENRPDEALQVLKKTDERLDDPYLWFLEGSVYMNRFEYDFAIYALNRTRRIVLRNQSIFPHEKIAQLYHLLSKALIITGRMDEVEVVKKEAEQKFQLNIDLDSLKNGS
- a CDS encoding carbamoyltransferase, translating into MDLILGISAYYHDSAAAIIKGDTILAAAQEERFTRIKHDSSFPEHAIRYCLNEAGVSPSDLKAVAFYDKPFLKFERILDTYLHYAPRGLFSFTKAIPVWIKQKIWIKSLIHDQLPGFKGELLFTRHHQAHAASAFFPSPFDKAAIVTVDGVGEWTTTSIGEGHGHSIRMMQEIHFPHSLGLLYSAFTYYCGFKVNSGEYKLMGLAPYGRPVYTSIIKEHLIDIRPDGSFGMNMSYFNYVSGLTMVNRRFEKLFGFPRRKPEEPVTQPYMDLARSVQEITNEVMIKIARYAKTLTGLDTLCMAGGVALNCVANSRILKSGLFSDIWIQPAAGDAGGALGAALSTYYEYYNNPRSVADPDLQQGSLLGPVYNHEEIEIFLKSHNIRYKTYDKESLVDITAEYLNQQKVVGWFQGRMEFGPRALGNRSILADPRSPKMQKQLNLKIKFRESFRPFAPSVLEEFSKNYFDLNTKSPYMLLTADVLENQRLKIHEEKEGLEKLHMKRSNIPAVTHVDYSARLQTVNRKTNSLFYSLISSFYRLTGCPLLVNTSFNVRGEPIVNSPKDAFSCFMNTEMDILVMEDCIILKEEQFHLNHKDWKTFFGKD